One window of Chryseobacterium sp. JJR-5R genomic DNA carries:
- a CDS encoding enoyl-CoA hydratase/isomerase family protein gives MNGSVTSELKNHIAEITFGTPKSNALPGAVLEKLAQTIMDEGMKDEVKAIMIKSEGEKAFCAGASFDELLEIEELEKSKQFFGGFAKVLNAMRNCGKIVVVRVQGRTTGGGVGIACGADYCFATKDAALALTEINLGIGPFVIGPYVERKIGKSQFSAMAVDADFRSAAWAEQHNIYHSVAENIAEMDAKLDTFLETLASRSSEALALIKKVSWEGTEHFNELMPARIHMSASLILEDSAKKNIESIKEKLRAKQ, from the coding sequence ATGAACGGATCCGTAACATCAGAACTCAAAAACCATATTGCCGAAATTACCTTCGGAACGCCCAAAAGCAATGCACTGCCTGGGGCGGTTCTTGAAAAGCTGGCACAGACAATCATGGATGAAGGCATGAAAGATGAGGTAAAAGCAATAATGATAAAGAGTGAAGGCGAAAAAGCTTTCTGCGCAGGGGCAAGTTTTGATGAACTGCTGGAAATTGAAGAACTGGAAAAATCAAAACAGTTTTTCGGAGGCTTTGCAAAAGTGCTCAATGCCATGAGAAACTGTGGTAAGATCGTTGTAGTCAGGGTTCAGGGCCGGACTACCGGCGGCGGTGTTGGGATTGCCTGTGGGGCAGATTACTGCTTTGCCACCAAAGATGCTGCACTGGCGTTAACCGAAATCAATCTGGGGATCGGGCCGTTTGTCATCGGGCCGTATGTAGAACGCAAAATCGGGAAGTCCCAGTTCTCGGCTATGGCTGTTGATGCGGATTTCAGATCGGCAGCATGGGCAGAACAGCATAATATTTATCATTCGGTTGCAGAGAATATCGCAGAAATGGATGCAAAGCTGGATACATTTTTAGAAACTCTGGCTTCAAGAAGCAGTGAGGCTTTGGCTTTGATTAAAAAAGTTTCTTGGGAAGGCACAGAGCATTTCAATGAACTGATGCCGGCAAGGATCCACATGAGCGCAAGCCTGATCCTTGAAGATTCTGCAAAGAAAAATATTGAATCAATTAAAGAGAAATTGAGAGCGAAACAATAG
- a CDS encoding T9SS type A sorting domain-containing protein → MKKFILLLFLLPSDLWAQTLPFKDTTFNTSGKALLSVWNNNYANCTAVQADKKMLIGGSIHKNNPTTVNSFLVARYNENGTLDTTFASNGLLYDPAGNSSVIYDMKVLSDGKILIAGRGNASALIGRLLPDGTLDLSFGTNGTALLSGTYIRDLEILSDGSIIGYGDKNSSSYLVKINSSGQIDTTFGTGGEISAKFGYSSLINNAMTKQADGKYIISGAVVSNASYPENNQLFLARYNVNGNLDTTFGSNGLLLYSATAREARDVLFTAAGKILVLGEKPYASTTSIGPNSLFYLLQFNTDGTLDTAFNSTGTVGFGFNYYSSVKTDAQNKIYVSGSYFDSTNYYNFRRIIRLNENGSPDTTFGTNGFYSSNDRVYASEFRYGNNSMNFTPDGKLVSSGYVNIPSFSIILMRLIISSTNLSTSDFTSNPENISVYPNPAEDYFIVKSKDTIESLELINTLRQSLTKQNNATKIDVKNLPAGNYFLKVKTYKEEKTFKVSKK, encoded by the coding sequence ATGAAAAAATTTATACTCCTGCTGTTTTTATTACCTTCAGATCTTTGGGCACAGACTCTTCCTTTTAAAGACACGACATTTAATACCAGCGGAAAGGCACTTCTTTCAGTTTGGAATAATAATTATGCAAATTGCACGGCCGTACAAGCAGATAAAAAAATGCTGATCGGCGGAAGCATTCATAAAAATAATCCTACTACCGTCAACTCTTTTCTGGTTGCCCGATACAATGAAAACGGAACACTGGATACTACTTTTGCCAGCAACGGTCTTCTTTACGATCCGGCAGGCAATTCTTCTGTAATTTATGATATGAAGGTTTTGTCAGACGGGAAAATACTTATTGCCGGCCGTGGAAATGCTTCTGCCCTTATCGGGAGATTACTTCCTGACGGAACATTAGACTTGAGCTTTGGAACTAATGGAACAGCTTTATTGAGCGGAACTTACATACGAGATCTGGAAATTCTGTCAGATGGGAGTATTATTGGATATGGGGATAAAAATTCATCATCTTATCTTGTGAAGATAAATTCTTCAGGACAAATTGATACCACTTTCGGGACAGGCGGGGAAATTTCTGCTAAATTCGGGTATTCATCATTGATAAATAATGCAATGACAAAACAGGCAGATGGAAAGTATATAATTTCCGGAGCTGTGGTAAGTAATGCAAGTTATCCTGAAAACAATCAGCTGTTTCTTGCCCGCTACAATGTAAACGGGAATTTAGATACAACTTTTGGAAGCAATGGTCTGCTCCTGTACAGTGCAACAGCACGAGAGGCACGTGATGTTCTCTTTACAGCTGCCGGGAAGATTTTAGTTTTGGGTGAAAAACCTTATGCATCCACAACCAGCATTGGCCCCAATTCTCTGTTTTATCTGCTGCAATTCAATACAGATGGAACTCTGGATACAGCCTTTAACAGCACGGGAACAGTAGGTTTTGGTTTCAATTATTATTCTTCAGTAAAAACGGATGCCCAAAATAAGATCTATGTCTCCGGATCATATTTTGATTCGACCAATTACTATAATTTCAGAAGAATTATCCGTTTAAACGAAAATGGATCACCGGATACAACATTTGGAACCAATGGCTTTTACAGTTCAAACGATCGTGTATATGCTTCAGAATTCCGATATGGAAATAACAGCATGAACTTCACACCAGATGGTAAATTGGTATCCAGCGGATATGTGAATATACCCTCTTTTTCTATTATCTTAATGCGTCTGATCATTTCTTCCACCAATTTGTCAACTTCCGATTTCACCTCAAATCCTGAAAATATTTCAGTATATCCCAATCCTGCAGAGGATTATTTTATTGTAAAATCCAAAGATACTATTGAATCATTAGAATTGATCAATACTTTGAGACAGTCTCTTACCAAGCAGAATAATGCAACAAAAATCGACGTAAAAAATCTGCCGGCTGGGAATTATTTTCTTAAAGTAAAAACATATAAAGAAGAAAAAACTTTTAAAGTAAGCAAAAAGTAA
- a CDS encoding transcriptional regulator: MIKINQLNKEFESRVRLGIMSVLMVNDWVDFPEMKSLLEITDGNLASHSNALEKSDYIEVKKEFVGKKPRTSYRVTQKGREAFTEHLDMLEKLLGR, translated from the coding sequence ATGATAAAAATAAATCAACTCAATAAAGAATTCGAAAGCCGTGTAAGACTGGGCATTATGTCTGTTCTGATGGTTAACGACTGGGTTGATTTTCCTGAAATGAAAAGCCTGCTAGAAATTACAGACGGGAACCTGGCCAGCCACAGCAATGCATTGGAGAAATCCGACTATATTGAAGTGAAGAAGGAATTTGTAGGAAAAAAACCGAGGACTTCGTACCGAGTGACACAAAAAGGGAGAGAAGCTTTTACCGAACATCTGGACATGCTGGAAAAATTATTAGGCAGATAA
- a CDS encoding metallophosphoesterase, with product MDRKTFLKRLAQLSIIGAFPMLYSWQIEPFWLEFVEKKLPVKNLPGDLEGKILMQISDLHVGDRFDWNFLIGSFQKAEKYNPDFVVYTGDFVNHGNAIEREDLKKVLHHAVLGKLGTFGILGNHDYGAAWSEPDVAENICEIAEESGIKMLRNDQKESYGLNFIGFEDLWSPNFFPEKVMENYDPSKANIILCHNPDACDRDVWNGYQDWILSGHTHGGQCRIPGVVTPLVPVKNRNYISGEVDLQDGRMLYINRALGHSIQVRFMVRPEITVFTLTQA from the coding sequence ATGGACCGGAAAACATTCTTAAAAAGACTGGCGCAGCTTTCCATTATCGGTGCCTTTCCTATGCTGTATTCATGGCAGATCGAACCGTTCTGGCTGGAGTTTGTGGAAAAAAAGCTCCCCGTTAAAAATCTCCCTGGTGATTTGGAGGGAAAAATCCTGATGCAGATTTCAGATCTGCATGTGGGAGACCGATTTGACTGGAATTTTCTCATCGGTTCGTTTCAGAAAGCAGAAAAATACAACCCTGATTTCGTAGTCTATACCGGTGATTTTGTAAACCATGGAAATGCCATAGAAAGAGAAGATCTTAAAAAGGTGCTGCATCACGCGGTTTTAGGTAAATTGGGAACTTTTGGAATTCTTGGGAACCATGATTACGGAGCCGCCTGGAGTGAACCGGATGTTGCCGAAAACATCTGTGAAATAGCAGAAGAGTCGGGCATTAAAATGCTGAGGAATGATCAGAAAGAAAGCTACGGATTAAATTTCATCGGTTTCGAAGATCTCTGGTCGCCCAACTTTTTCCCTGAAAAAGTAATGGAAAATTATGATCCTTCAAAAGCAAATATCATTCTCTGCCATAATCCGGATGCATGCGATCGGGATGTCTGGAACGGTTACCAGGACTGGATTTTAAGCGGGCATACCCATGGCGGGCAATGCAGGATTCCGGGTGTGGTTACGCCGCTTGTCCCTGTGAAAAACCGGAATTATATCTCCGGCGAAGTTGACCTGCAGGACGGAAGGATGCTTTACATTAACCGTGCTTTAGGACATTCTATTCAGGTGCGCTTCATGGTCCGCCCGGAAATTACAGTTTTTACTTTAACACAAGCTTAA
- a CDS encoding Coq4 family protein: MKKLRVRFIIFMYENSQKQYRKYFKKKKRQWQFNEKQLLSFREDSLGRTLGDFYHDHGFRMIPKMENHDVYHLITDLGTHIQDEIAMQYLLFGNGKRSAYLLGVLALGTMVFPEYFRTYLKAFRKGQRMRPFYNWDFEALLWQNFDHLKDFIQQKNTIVLHTTLFYFFTFIQL; the protein is encoded by the coding sequence ATGAAAAAACTACGCGTCCGCTTCATCATCTTTATGTATGAAAATTCACAGAAACAATACAGGAAATATTTTAAAAAGAAAAAAAGACAGTGGCAGTTCAATGAAAAGCAACTGTTAAGTTTCAGGGAAGATTCTCTTGGAAGAACACTGGGTGATTTCTACCATGACCACGGTTTCCGGATGATCCCTAAAATGGAAAACCATGATGTGTACCATTTGATCACAGATTTAGGAACCCATATTCAGGATGAAATTGCCATGCAGTATCTGCTTTTCGGTAACGGGAAACGAAGTGCTTATCTTTTGGGAGTTCTGGCTTTGGGAACCATGGTCTTCCCTGAGTATTTCAGAACCTATTTAAAAGCTTTCCGTAAAGGCCAGCGCATGCGGCCATTTTATAATTGGGATTTTGAAGCGCTGCTGTGGCAGAACTTTGACCACCTGAAGGATTTCATACAGCAGAAGAACACCATTGTTTTACATACCACATTGTTTTATTTTTTTACATTCATTCAATTATAA
- a CDS encoding DUF4173 domain-containing protein produces the protein MKTHHYIFLTTALFVIVFYNQDIGLNLGIIGTVYALLTFIRTPERNRTKTFIFLFVTSILSSAAFAWYGDFPSLLAVVSSLLLLGYRSKNRRMKILLLFPVVIVNAFTALCRFFSFDEWLPKRNVSGLWQKTMAFFLIPLILVSVFFGIYSAGSDHFAGLFTNVEMDINFWQLICMVVLGFFIAFNYWNYAVEKLIYKSNPILDNDFKVRDRSLKPTYSFLDLDAERMSGVISFFTLNILLVFFIITYNYEQFYETAKTPGRLSEETHERVNAVILSIIMAILVIMFYFKSGFNFDPKAGLMKILAKSWIVLNAVLIISAMLKNSEYIINYGFTYKRLGVYVFLVLSLLGLITAFIKIQLKKRNAFLFNTMAWYFYAAILICSYINWGGIITAENMKRQNFVSEYHKNEINFNENQLLKYAEEKKDLKLKAEILNKVKPQQNEKLLSKILYYQSIH, from the coding sequence ATGAAAACACATCACTATATATTTCTTACCACCGCTCTGTTCGTGATCGTATTTTACAATCAGGATATAGGCCTGAATCTCGGGATTATCGGTACTGTCTATGCACTGCTTACTTTTATCAGGACTCCGGAAAGGAACAGGACAAAAACCTTTATTTTCCTTTTCGTAACCAGTATTCTGTCAAGTGCAGCATTTGCATGGTACGGGGATTTCCCTTCCTTACTGGCGGTGGTAAGTTCCCTTTTATTATTAGGCTACCGGTCCAAGAACAGAAGGATGAAAATCCTTTTACTTTTTCCGGTAGTTATTGTTAACGCTTTTACAGCACTGTGCCGGTTTTTCAGTTTTGATGAATGGCTGCCCAAAAGGAATGTTTCCGGGCTTTGGCAGAAGACAATGGCTTTTTTCCTGATTCCCCTTATCCTGGTTTCTGTCTTCTTCGGGATTTATTCCGCAGGAAGCGACCATTTTGCAGGTCTGTTTACCAATGTGGAAATGGATATTAACTTCTGGCAGCTGATCTGCATGGTTGTATTGGGCTTTTTCATCGCCTTCAACTATTGGAACTATGCCGTGGAAAAATTAATCTACAAAAGCAATCCTATCCTGGATAATGATTTTAAAGTAAGGGACAGAAGCCTGAAACCGACATATTCTTTCCTTGATCTGGATGCTGAAAGAATGAGCGGCGTCATTTCTTTCTTCACCCTGAATATCCTGCTCGTATTTTTCATCATCACGTACAACTACGAACAGTTTTATGAAACGGCAAAAACGCCGGGCCGGCTTTCAGAAGAAACCCACGAAAGGGTAAACGCGGTAATCCTGTCTATCATCATGGCGATTTTAGTAATTATGTTCTACTTCAAATCCGGATTTAATTTTGACCCGAAAGCAGGGCTTATGAAAATCCTGGCCAAATCCTGGATTGTTCTGAACGCCGTACTCATTATTTCTGCCATGCTAAAAAATTCAGAGTATATTATCAACTATGGGTTTACCTACAAGCGGCTGGGGGTTTATGTATTTCTGGTACTTTCTTTACTCGGCTTGATCACGGCCTTTATCAAGATCCAGCTAAAGAAAAGGAATGCTTTTCTTTTCAATACCATGGCGTGGTATTTCTATGCAGCAATTCTCATCTGCAGCTACATCAACTGGGGCGGAATTATCACTGCTGAAAATATGAAACGTCAGAATTTTGTTTCGGAATATCATAAAAATGAAATCAACTTTAATGAAAATCAGCTTCTGAAGTATGCCGAAGAAAAAAAAGATTTAAAATTAAAAGCTGAAATTCTGAACAAAGTAAAGCCACAGCAAAATGAAAAGCTCCTTTCTAAAATCCTCTATTATCAATCCATACATTAA
- a CDS encoding FKBP-type peptidyl-prolyl cis-trans isomerase encodes MKKTFITLTLLTAFNLSFAQKTYTDDQKASYYIGLDIAQNMKKQGFPVDPDLLAQAMKDEFADKPKLFPKEEMGTFLQGFMQKQNDKRQAQEKVKADENKKAGAEFLAKNKQNKKIVTTASGLQYEVLKEGDKKARPAASSTATVSYTGKLMDGTVFDSTDKNGGKPVELNLSGVIKGWTEGIQLMSKGAKYRFYLPSDLAYGDNGAGNVIPPGAMLIFDVELVDFK; translated from the coding sequence ATGAAAAAAACATTCATTACTTTAACCCTGCTCACAGCATTTAATTTATCTTTTGCCCAGAAAACCTATACGGATGATCAGAAGGCATCCTATTATATCGGGCTGGACATCGCTCAGAATATGAAGAAACAGGGATTCCCGGTAGATCCGGACCTTCTGGCACAAGCCATGAAAGATGAATTTGCAGACAAGCCTAAATTGTTCCCGAAAGAGGAAATGGGGACATTCTTACAGGGTTTTATGCAGAAGCAAAATGATAAAAGACAGGCCCAGGAAAAAGTAAAGGCTGACGAAAACAAAAAAGCAGGCGCCGAATTCCTTGCGAAAAACAAACAGAACAAAAAAATTGTTACCACCGCAAGCGGACTGCAGTATGAAGTACTGAAAGAAGGCGACAAAAAAGCCCGGCCTGCAGCGTCAAGTACCGCTACGGTAAGCTATACCGGAAAACTGATGGACGGTACCGTTTTTGACTCTACGGATAAAAACGGAGGCAAGCCGGTTGAGCTTAATCTTTCCGGTGTTATCAAAGGATGGACAGAAGGCATACAGCTGATGAGCAAAGGCGCAAAATACAGATTCTATCTTCCATCCGACCTTGCTTATGGCGATAACGGTGCCGGCAATGTGATTCCTCCGGGAGCAATGCTTATCTTTGATGTGGAACTGGTAGATTTTAAATAA
- the dtd gene encoding D-aminoacyl-tRNA deacylase, whose product MKAVIQRVSESCVKVNGKTEGEIGKGLMLLIGIDENDEKTDADWLVQKILNLRIFGDEDGKLNRSVQDIQGEILCISQFTLIADYKKGNRPSFIKAAKPEKAIPLFDYFKEEIAKSGLKTESGIFGADMKVSLINDGPVTIVMDSVTKA is encoded by the coding sequence ATGAAAGCTGTAATTCAAAGGGTTTCCGAATCCTGTGTAAAAGTAAATGGAAAAACAGAAGGCGAAATCGGTAAAGGACTGATGCTCCTGATCGGGATTGATGAAAATGATGAGAAAACAGATGCCGACTGGCTCGTGCAGAAAATCCTAAACCTGAGGATTTTCGGGGATGAAGACGGGAAGCTCAATCGCTCTGTACAGGATATCCAGGGAGAAATCCTCTGCATCAGCCAGTTTACCCTGATTGCCGATTATAAAAAAGGGAACCGCCCTTCTTTCATTAAAGCGGCAAAGCCGGAAAAAGCCATTCCCCTTTTTGATTATTTTAAAGAAGAAATCGCAAAATCCGGTCTTAAAACCGAAAGCGGGATTTTCGGGGCAGATATGAAGGTATCATTAATTAACGACGGCCCGGTAACCATTGTGATGGATTCCGTGACAAAAGCTTAA
- the greA gene encoding transcription elongation factor GreA, whose protein sequence is MASYVTKEGLEKMKAELEQLETVERPKITMQIAEARDKGDLSENAEYDAAKEAQGMLEMRISKLKDAISTSKIIDESQLDTSKVSILTTVRLKNNATNQEQVFTLVPDNESDLKAGKISVNTPIAKGLLGKVIGETADITLPNGNKLSFEVLEITL, encoded by the coding sequence ATGGCAAGCTATGTTACAAAGGAGGGGTTAGAGAAAATGAAAGCTGAGCTGGAACAGTTGGAGACTGTGGAAAGACCAAAAATTACCATGCAGATTGCAGAAGCCAGAGACAAAGGGGATCTGTCTGAAAACGCAGAATATGATGCGGCAAAAGAGGCTCAGGGGATGCTTGAAATGAGAATTTCCAAGCTGAAAGATGCTATTTCCACTTCTAAAATTATAGACGAAAGTCAGTTAGATACTTCAAAAGTTTCCATCCTGACCACGGTGAGGCTTAAGAATAACGCCACTAATCAGGAGCAGGTATTTACGCTGGTTCCTGATAATGAAAGCGATCTTAAAGCAGGGAAAATTTCTGTAAATACACCCATTGCCAAAGGGCTCTTAGGCAAAGTCATCGGCGAAACGGCTGATATTACACTGCCGAACGGGAATAAACTTTCTTTCGAAGTATTGGAAATAACCCTTTAA
- a CDS encoding HIT family protein, which yields MSTIFTKIINGEIPSYKIAEDENFIAFLDAMPLVKGHTLVVPKKETDLIFDLDTEAYKNLWAFAQQVAKKIKNAVPCVRVGVAVVGLEVPHAHIHLIPLNKVEELNFRNERLKLTDEEYKEIQDSIINS from the coding sequence ATGAGCACGATATTTACGAAGATCATTAACGGTGAAATCCCTTCTTACAAAATTGCCGAAGATGAAAATTTTATTGCATTTTTAGATGCGATGCCTTTGGTAAAAGGGCATACATTGGTGGTTCCCAAAAAAGAAACCGATTTAATTTTTGATCTTGATACTGAAGCATACAAAAATCTATGGGCGTTTGCTCAGCAGGTTGCCAAAAAGATCAAAAATGCGGTTCCCTGTGTAAGGGTAGGCGTGGCTGTGGTAGGCCTTGAGGTTCCCCATGCGCATATCCATTTAATTCCGCTCAATAAAGTTGAAGAGCTGAATTTCAGGAATGAGAGGCTGAAACTGACGGATGAAGAATATAAAGAAATTCAGGACTCCATTATTAATTCCTAA
- the clpX gene encoding ATP-dependent Clp protease ATP-binding subunit ClpX: MNSNQCSFCGRKRNEVQMLISGQNGFICENCIEQAHAIVKDSGSESGYAPAENMDELKKPKEIKVFLDQYVIGQDQAKKQLSIAVYNHYKRLLHAKDENREVELEKSNIIMIGETGTGKTLLAKTIARELNVPFCIVDATILTEAGYVGEDVESILSRLLMVADYDVEKAEKGIVFIDEIDKIARKSDNPSITRDVSGEGVQQGLLKLLEGSIVNVPPQGGRKHPDQKYIQVNTQNILFIAGGAFDGIKEIIERRMNKQAIGFSSEKINKTGEDEYILTNLNAIDLRSFGLIPELLGRFPIITYLDKLTKETMVRIMTEPKNSIVNQFIELFKMDGANLVFTDGSIEKIVEETLEKGLGARGLRGTTEKVLEDYMFSIGEEKEIILTEDNIFVNK; the protein is encoded by the coding sequence ATGAATTCAAACCAGTGTTCTTTCTGCGGAAGAAAAAGAAATGAAGTTCAGATGCTGATTTCCGGCCAAAACGGTTTCATTTGTGAAAACTGTATTGAGCAGGCTCATGCCATTGTAAAAGACAGTGGCTCAGAATCCGGGTATGCGCCGGCAGAAAATATGGACGAACTTAAAAAGCCTAAAGAAATCAAGGTATTTCTGGATCAATATGTCATAGGACAGGACCAGGCAAAGAAACAGCTGTCGATAGCAGTATACAATCATTACAAGAGACTGCTTCATGCGAAGGATGAAAACCGGGAAGTGGAGCTGGAAAAATCCAATATCATCATGATCGGGGAAACCGGTACGGGGAAAACCCTGCTGGCCAAGACCATCGCCAGGGAACTGAATGTTCCGTTCTGCATTGTTGATGCCACTATTTTAACGGAAGCAGGATATGTAGGAGAGGATGTGGAAAGTATCCTGTCCAGGCTGCTGATGGTAGCGGATTATGATGTTGAAAAAGCCGAAAAAGGGATCGTCTTTATTGATGAGATCGATAAAATCGCAAGGAAATCCGATAATCCGAGTATTACCAGAGATGTTTCCGGGGAAGGGGTGCAGCAGGGACTGTTGAAATTACTCGAGGGAAGTATTGTGAATGTTCCGCCGCAGGGTGGGAGAAAACACCCGGACCAGAAATACATCCAGGTAAATACGCAGAATATCCTGTTTATTGCAGGTGGTGCTTTTGACGGGATCAAGGAGATCATCGAAAGAAGAATGAACAAGCAGGCTATCGGCTTCAGTTCAGAAAAAATCAATAAGACCGGCGAAGACGAATATATATTAACCAATCTTAATGCAATTGATCTGAGGTCTTTCGGTTTAATTCCCGAACTTTTAGGAAGATTCCCGATCATCACCTATCTTGATAAACTTACCAAAGAGACAATGGTAAGGATCATGACAGAGCCAAAAAACTCAATTGTGAATCAGTTTATAGAACTTTTCAAAATGGACGGCGCAAATCTTGTTTTTACAGACGGATCCATTGAAAAAATAGTGGAAGAAACACTTGAAAAAGGCCTCGGCGCGAGAGGATTGAGAGGTACTACAGAGAAGGTTCTTGAAGACTATATGTTTTCAATAGGAGAAGAAAAAGAGATCATATTAACTGAAGATAATATTTTTGTTAATAAATGA
- a CDS encoding T9SS type A sorting domain-containing protein, whose protein sequence is MRKSLFAIGLLAAINSVQAQDVLLHIDDTATTYVSEGTLLYAGGGLQTRGTGIIDVHGNVMVEGTSTAAFRTVTTAGGAKTDGGNIVLRLNNPGSFATSTYGQLYVNGVSAANLTGVVSKEYRTGRHGNGNYFQQIALPFAGKPYSTLSTELAKTFGTTRFTQNEILTWNNTNAVSNHVTNLANTTPNAPAYYMLGSKNNNLDLSTPPATLATIAPTTTGSVFTLNGNPVRSEDLAAVPLQNGGNVSFGVNGNGINQYNEKYNTYLQDQLSMTTGYFVGDYGKNIYQFGNPFFTNLDLSRIGYVENTAGGAVTDGNNISNIWGVKYTTGTISTYANGSTFTTGAQIQTFTTGGVPVGDTGLIIQPMQTFVLKLRDNSAQTLNFSTLRRFSNTVRAASTNYTVTAAKNTNTGTVKQLGIIALDQAGKEIGRTYYVVTPNSTTGHQTTSATTVQAAATGGDAIGTFEESLNGGYDYNNTNYWLYINEANEVNFKGKNVKLVTYSPAVVKSYKFEIKEDAEPIADGAHALSAGIGFYYKAANGTLQQAVQGAVIPVAGTEYDLYYGEPSNIVLATNDTKAPVRTLVVYNPAIDNYIVRFDPNWKKADIEVYDMSGKLVISKKNAETSKDFVIELDKNIKNSYVVKVVSSTGDVVNTKILK, encoded by the coding sequence ATGAGAAAAAGTTTATTTGCTATTGGCTTATTAGCAGCCATTAATTCTGTTCAGGCGCAGGATGTTTTATTACACATAGATGATACTGCTACGACATATGTAAGCGAAGGCACTCTATTATATGCAGGAGGCGGTCTTCAGACAAGAGGTACCGGTATTATAGATGTTCATGGGAACGTAATGGTAGAAGGAACTTCTACTGCTGCTTTCAGGACAGTCACTACAGCAGGGGGTGCAAAAACGGATGGTGGAAACATCGTATTAAGGCTTAACAATCCGGGAAGTTTTGCGACATCCACGTACGGGCAGCTTTATGTGAATGGGGTTTCGGCAGCCAATCTTACAGGTGTTGTAAGCAAAGAATACCGCACGGGAAGACACGGTAACGGAAATTATTTCCAGCAGATTGCCCTTCCGTTTGCAGGTAAGCCTTACAGTACTTTATCAACGGAACTGGCCAAAACATTTGGTACAACAAGGTTCACCCAGAATGAAATCTTAACCTGGAATAATACCAATGCGGTATCCAACCATGTTACCAACCTTGCCAACACAACTCCGAACGCTCCCGCTTATTATATGCTGGGATCTAAAAACAACAATCTTGACTTAAGCACTCCGCCTGCAACGCTGGCTACTATTGCTCCGACAACTACAGGATCTGTATTTACCCTTAACGGTAATCCTGTGCGGTCAGAAGATTTAGCAGCAGTGCCGTTACAGAATGGAGGGAATGTTTCTTTCGGAGTAAACGGTAACGGGATCAACCAGTACAATGAGAAGTACAATACTTATCTGCAGGATCAGTTAAGCATGACAACAGGTTATTTCGTGGGCGATTACGGTAAGAACATCTATCAATTCGGAAATCCGTTCTTTACCAATCTGGATCTGTCCAGAATCGGATATGTAGAGAATACTGCCGGAGGAGCAGTTACCGATGGAAATAACATTTCAAATATCTGGGGGGTAAAATATACAACCGGAACGATATCGACCTATGCGAATGGATCAACATTTACAACAGGCGCTCAAATTCAGACGTTTACTACAGGTGGAGTTCCTGTCGGTGATACCGGGCTTATAATTCAGCCGATGCAGACTTTTGTCCTTAAATTAAGAGACAATTCCGCACAGACATTGAACTTCAGTACACTCAGAAGGTTTTCAAATACAGTAAGAGCTGCATCAACCAACTATACGGTTACTGCTGCTAAGAACACGAATACGGGAACCGTAAAACAGCTTGGAATTATTGCCCTGGATCAGGCAGGTAAAGAAATAGGAAGAACATATTATGTAGTAACGCCTAACTCTACAACCGGTCATCAGACTACATCAGCGACCACTGTTCAGGCAGCGGCTACGGGAGGGGACGCCATCGGAACTTTTGAAGAATCCCTGAACGGAGGATACGATTATAACAATACCAATTACTGGTTATACATCAACGAAGCTAATGAAGTTAACTTTAAAGGCAAGAATGTTAAGCTGGTAACATACAGTCCGGCAGTTGTTAAATCGTACAAATTTGAAATTAAAGAAGATGCAGAGCCTATTGCTGATGGGGCACATGCTTTGTCTGCAGGAATCGGTTTCTATTATAAAGCAGCAAACGGAACATTGCAGCAGGCTGTACAGGGAGCGGTAATCCCGGTAGCCGGCACAGAGTATGATTTATACTACGGCGAGCCAAGCAATATTGTTTTAGCAACTAATGACACAAAAGCACCAGTAAGAACTTTGGTAGTGTACAACCCGGCTATCGATAATTATATTGTTAGGTTTGACCCTAACTGGAAGAAAGCTGATATTGAAGTGTATGATATGAGCGGAAAATTGGTGATCTCTAAAAAAAATGCAGAAACATCTAAAGACTTTGTTATTGAATTAGACAAAAACATTAAGAACTCTTATGTTGTAAAAGTTGTTTCTAGCACTGGAGATGTTGTCAATACTAAAATTTTAAAATAA